Proteins encoded within one genomic window of candidate division WOR-3 bacterium:
- a CDS encoding M20/M25/M40 family metallo-hydrolase, producing the protein MKENIAMLLEKLIRVKSVSDNLPELSRIIDLVEEELKETQGLFSRRYLVNNKPSIFYTFYNTYHPEILFVGHLDVVSGRDEDFVPRREGDLLYGRGSIDMKGSCAVMIELIKALSKEKDSPNVGFLFTTDEEVGSENGVKYLVEKEGIGGEFVIIPDGGEDFQLVIEGKGVFHVKIVAHGVATHGSRIFAGENALDKLVQIYNELKSHFHPEPCGDPDHWHNTINLGKMVGGDSVNRVPDYGEMYLDIRFVHPFTVKKMEELLKGILSKYKGVEYELISTGETVFTPKDNPYLLRYKRIAEEVLNRKLSFSKEHGATDGRFFSERGMPVLITAPKGGNIHGNDEWVDLNSLEALFKIFFRFVKEK; encoded by the coding sequence AGGATCATTGACCTTGTTGAAGAGGAGTTAAAAGAAACTCAGGGTCTATTTTCGAGAAGATATCTTGTTAACAATAAACCTTCTATTTTCTACACTTTTTACAATACTTATCATCCGGAGATCCTTTTTGTTGGGCACCTTGATGTGGTAAGTGGAAGGGATGAGGACTTTGTACCCCGCCGCGAAGGTGACCTGCTCTACGGGAGAGGCTCCATAGATATGAAGGGTTCTTGTGCTGTTATGATAGAACTTATTAAGGCTTTGTCTAAGGAAAAGGATAGCCCCAACGTAGGATTTCTATTTACGACGGATGAGGAAGTGGGCAGCGAAAATGGGGTTAAATATCTTGTCGAAAAAGAAGGGATTGGCGGAGAGTTTGTTATAATACCTGATGGTGGGGAGGACTTTCAGCTTGTTATAGAGGGGAAGGGGGTTTTTCATGTAAAAATTGTAGCCCACGGCGTTGCTACCCATGGCTCAAGGATTTTCGCAGGCGAAAATGCCCTTGATAAACTTGTCCAGATTTACAATGAATTAAAATCGCACTTTCATCCTGAACCCTGCGGTGATCCCGACCATTGGCATAATACGATAAACCTAGGTAAAATGGTGGGAGGTGATTCCGTTAATAGGGTTCCAGATTACGGTGAGATGTATCTTGACATTCGCTTTGTGCATCCTTTTACTGTAAAAAAGATGGAAGAACTATTAAAGGGCATCCTTTCAAAGTACAAAGGGGTTGAATATGAACTTATTTCAACAGGTGAAACAGTTTTTACGCCAAAGGATAACCCTTATCTTTTGAGGTACAAGAGAATCGCTGAGGAAGTGTTAAATAGAAAGCTATCCTTCTCAAAAGAGCATGGTGCTACGGACGGACGGTTCTTCTCCGAGAGAGGGATGCCAGTTTTAATTACCGCACCAAAAGGCGGTAACATTCATGGCAATGACGAATGGGTGGATTTAAATTCCTTAGAGGCTCTGTTTAAAATCTTTTTCAGGTTTGTCAAAGAGAAATAG
- the recO gene encoding DNA repair protein RecO, producing MLKKDRAIILRTDDFMETSLILSAITKEDGMMKFLAKGAKRLKSPLRMSFELFSESELIFYYKPEREFNIVKEGKILKRFPGIYENYSKYELASKVSQFLIKTIPQGSGQESYDELLDFLRFLDKAERINSLLYGFFIVRYLQKEGLLPQFESCQRCKQRKADYFLEELKISVCRSCLENGEIGVPINDGTRAEINFILSKDWKELNNLELREQTKKLLLLIGEGL from the coding sequence ATGCTGAAAAAGGACAGGGCGATAATTTTGAGAACCGATGATTTCATGGAAACCTCTCTAATTCTTTCTGCAATAACAAAGGAAGATGGTATGATGAAATTTCTTGCTAAGGGTGCAAAAAGATTAAAATCTCCTTTGAGGATGTCCTTCGAACTTTTTTCGGAAAGCGAACTCATTTTTTACTACAAACCCGAAAGGGAATTTAACATTGTAAAAGAGGGCAAGATTCTCAAGCGCTTCCCGGGGATATACGAGAATTATAGCAAATATGAGCTTGCATCAAAAGTCTCTCAATTCTTAATTAAAACCATCCCTCAGGGCAGTGGTCAAGAGAGTTACGATGAACTCCTCGACTTTTTGAGATTCCTTGACAAAGCGGAGAGAATAAACTCGCTCCTTTATGGCTTCTTCATAGTTAGGTATTTACAGAAAGAAGGGTTACTTCCTCAATTTGAATCCTGTCAAAGATGCAAGCAAAGAAAGGCTGACTATTTCCTGGAAGAACTAAAAATTTCAGTTTGCAGGTCTTGTCTGGAAAACGGTGAGATAGGCGTTCCCATTAATGATGGGACCCGAGCAGAAATTAATTTTATTCTATCTAAGGACTGGAAAGAATTGAACAACCTCGAACTTCGAGAACAAACGAAAAAACTTCTTTTGTTAATTGGGGAAGGGCTATGA
- a CDS encoding lysylphosphatidylglycerol synthase transmembrane domain-containing protein codes for MKKLSNVIKIAVSLGLLILILTRLKWSTIIHEIKAANYIFLIPATLIYFIAILLSAYRWVIFLKLRSIVLTLSQALKYYLISIFAGNFLPSGGLDVVRAIYAGKGGKVSIALAATFIDRLSGFYAILFYLIIAAITLTMKTKALLNITIIGILLLLAINLLLFTKQFYETVNKVKRNKITTPILKFLNSIYEYRDEWPLILKTLPISILIQLLFSLVPIVISFGLKVKIPIWESILLLPIINFVMMIPVTISGLGLREGAFIILYGDLIGREKALLLSLLYYLTSVIISLIGWVLFLFDKPEKDFKQSL; via the coding sequence ATGAAGAAATTATCAAATGTGATAAAAATTGCTGTTTCACTGGGGCTTCTTATTTTGATCCTAACCCGTTTAAAGTGGAGTACAATAATTCACGAGATAAAGGCAGCCAATTATATCTTTCTGATACCCGCTACCCTTATTTATTTTATTGCAATACTCCTTTCCGCCTATCGTTGGGTAATCTTCCTTAAATTGAGGAGTATTGTACTCACCTTATCACAGGCCTTGAAGTATTATCTTATTTCAATATTTGCCGGAAATTTCCTGCCCTCCGGAGGGCTCGACGTTGTAAGAGCAATCTATGCAGGAAAAGGTGGGAAAGTTTCTATAGCACTTGCCGCAACCTTCATTGACAGGCTCTCGGGCTTTTATGCGATACTTTTCTATCTCATTATCGCCGCTATCACACTAACTATGAAAACAAAAGCGCTGCTAAATATCACTATTATTGGGATTTTACTCCTTTTAGCCATAAACCTTTTGCTCTTTACAAAACAATTTTACGAGACGGTAAACAAAGTTAAGCGAAATAAAATCACAACACCCATTTTAAAATTTTTGAATTCAATCTATGAATACCGCGATGAATGGCCTTTGATACTGAAGACACTCCCCATTTCCATACTCATCCAGCTCCTATTCTCTCTTGTTCCAATAGTTATCAGTTTTGGATTAAAGGTAAAAATACCGATATGGGAAAGCATTCTTCTTTTGCCCATTATCAATTTTGTAATGATGATCCCTGTTACTATCTCGGGGCTCGGACTGAGAGAAGGTGCATTTATAATTCTTTATGGAGACCTAATAGGAAGGGAAAAGGCCTTGCTCCTTTCCCTCCTCTATTACCTTACCTCTGTAATAATAAGTCTAATCGGATGGGTTCTATTTCTCTTTGACAAACCTGAAAAAGATTTTAAACAGAGCCTCTAA